A window of Methylomonas sp. 11b genomic DNA:
ATCATCCCAACAATGTTCGCGCGATGATTTTAATGCACAACGCGCCCGAGATGAGCCGGCCATGGTTCGAACAATTGGAGCCAGGCATACGCACCGGTAACATACCGTTCGAGAGTGTGCACGGCAACGAACTGTATGCCCATATGGACCGAAATACCGAATTCGATGCATTGTTCGCCCGCGCGATGGACAGCGTCGAAGCTTTAACGGGCGACAGTTACGCCCGTGATTTTGCCTGGGAACGGTTCGAGCGCGTTATCGATGTCGGCGGTTCAAAAGGCAGTAAAGCGTTGACCTTATTAAAGCTGCATCCCCATCTAAGCGCAGTGGTGTTCGACCGGCCACAAGTCATTGATACCGCGGCTGACCATTGGGCCATCCATGCCGCGCCGCAACTGCTTGACCGCGTAAGTTTCGTGGCCGGCAACCTGTTAGAGTGGGCACCCGCCGCCAAAAACGGTAAAGACATTTACCTGCTCAGCGCGGTTCTGCACGGGATGGACCAGCAAAACTGCGTTCGCACCCTGCGCAATCTTGCCGCAGCGATTGGCGACACCGGGGCTGTAATTGCCATTATGGAATTAGTCATGCCGGATTCCCCAGCTGATTTTGCCAGTGCCGCGTTCGATATGCAGATGTTTATGGCTACCCAAGGCCGAGAACGTACGCTTAGCGAATGGCATCAACTTTTCGCCCTAGCAGGGCTGGCGCTACACGAACAAGTCAATCTGCGCGCTATGGGTAAAATACTGGTCGTGATGCCGAACGTTGGTCTTTAATTCGGCCGCCGAACCGTTGCGGCAATAAACTATTGAGTATCTTGCCCTACCGACGGCCGGTACTGACTTAGCACCCTCTCCGCCAGACGCGAAAACGGCATGCTTTGGATCCACACCGAACCTGTACCTTTCAAGGTCGCCAGAAACAAGCCTTCGCCGCCGAACAGCATGCTTTTCAAGCCGCCGCTCATACCGATGTTGTAATCGATATCGCCGCTGAAGGCCACCAGACAGCCGGTATCCAGACGCAAGGTTTCGTTACGCAACTCCTTGCGAATCACCGTGCCGCCGGCGTGAATAAAGGCCATGCCGTCACCGCGCAGGCGTTGCAGAATAAAACCTTCGCCGCCGAAAAAGCCGCTGCCCAAGCGTTTGTTAAAGGCAATATCCACTTGGGTGCCGTACGCGGCAGCCAAAAACGCCGATTTCTGGCAAATCACCTCCTCACCCAATTCAGCCATATTCAATGCCGCGATTGAACCGGGAAACGGCGCGGCAAACGCCACCCGGCGTTTTTGCGAACCGTGATTGGTAAAATGAGTCAAAAATACCGACTCGCCGGTCAGCATACGCTTGCCGATACCAAACAGTTTATCCATCACCCCGCCGGAACCGTCGCCCATCTTGGCTTCAAAGTCGACATCTTGTTCGAGATAGGTCATCGCCCCCGCTTCGGCGATCACGGTTTCTTTGGGGTCGAGCTCGACTTCGACCATTTGAATGTCATGACCGATAATCTGAAAATCGACTTGATGGCAACGCATAGGTATATCCTCTTATTGAGTTGAAAAATTAAGCGCTTGCTGAGCAGACTCAACCGAGCTGAAAAAATTCATAGCAGCCGCGGCCATGCTGTTTGGCAAGATACATGGCCTGATCGGCGTGACTGAGTAAACAATCCGGTGTACCCACATCCAGCGGACATAAAGTAATACCGCTACTGACACCAATCTTCGCGGTTTGCCCGCCGATATAGTAGGGCTGGGAAATCGCCTGATGAACACGCAACAAAGCCTGCTCACACTGCGGCTTGGATTCCAGACCGCCCATCAATAAGGCAAATTCGTCGCCGCCTAATCGGCACACCGT
This region includes:
- a CDS encoding TIGR00266 family protein is translated as MRCHQVDFQIIGHDIQMVEVELDPKETVIAEAGAMTYLEQDVDFEAKMGDGSGGVMDKLFGIGKRMLTGESVFLTHFTNHGSQKRRVAFAAPFPGSIAALNMAELGEEVICQKSAFLAAAYGTQVDIAFNKRLGSGFFGGEGFILQRLRGDGMAFIHAGGTVIRKELRNETLRLDTGCLVAFSGDIDYNIGMSGGLKSMLFGGEGLFLATLKGTGSVWIQSMPFSRLAERVLSQYRPSVGQDTQ
- a CDS encoding methyltransferase, encoding MSLQKHAGAVYLFSKLLKFADWLQQLPRKIIPPPFRLIQIGSAFWQSRALYVAVRLDIATTLANQALAAEVLAARVSAQTDAVYRLLRMLAALGIFEEISPRIFKNNALSNYLREDHPNNVRAMILMHNAPEMSRPWFEQLEPGIRTGNIPFESVHGNELYAHMDRNTEFDALFARAMDSVEALTGDSYARDFAWERFERVIDVGGSKGSKALTLLKLHPHLSAVVFDRPQVIDTAADHWAIHAAPQLLDRVSFVAGNLLEWAPAAKNGKDIYLLSAVLHGMDQQNCVRTLRNLAAAIGDTGAVIAIMELVMPDSPADFASAAFDMQMFMATQGRERTLSEWHQLFALAGLALHEQVNLRAMGKILVVMPNVGL